A single region of the Paramagnetospirillum magnetotacticum MS-1 genome encodes:
- a CDS encoding bacteriohemerythrin codes for MTGIDCRVVDAAGSVGLIGSEDNMLKLTQDMMIGHPIIDADHKKLISIINQFLVTAKICETLEGEVDGQNEAAMHVTLKQLIAYTHEHFEREEKIQRECMYPYFEMHVREHRVLKTQLEEMASSYFIAKSRKVNRQSLNEMSEFLRMWLFNHIMKFDMNYRDWVCPKGN; via the coding sequence ATGACCGGAATAGACTGTAGGGTGGTGGATGCCGCAGGAAGTGTCGGCTTGATCGGCAGCGAGGACAATATGCTCAAGCTCACGCAAGACATGATGATCGGGCACCCGATTATTGACGCCGACCACAAGAAGCTCATTAGCATAATAAATCAATTCCTGGTAACTGCGAAAATATGCGAAACCTTAGAGGGGGAAGTTGATGGGCAGAATGAAGCTGCGATGCATGTGACGCTGAAGCAGCTAATTGCCTACACACATGAACACTTTGAGAGAGAAGAGAAAATACAAAGAGAGTGCATGTATCCATATTTTGAGATGCACGTCAGAGAGCATCGCGTTTTGAAGACTCAGCTTGAGGAAATGGCGTCGTCCTATTTCATCGCAAAGTCGAGGAAGGTAAACCGTCAATCCCTTAACGAAATGAGCGAATTTTTAAGGATGTGGCTGTTCAATCACATAATGAAGTTTGATATGAACTACAGAGACTGGGTTTGCCCAAAGGGTAATTAG